The following proteins are encoded in a genomic region of Gossypium hirsutum isolate 1008001.06 chromosome D05, Gossypium_hirsutum_v2.1, whole genome shotgun sequence:
- the LOC107902644 gene encoding transcription factor RADIALIS has protein sequence FFLQGPAVLQGKQRQSTRQKPTGPPFPTPTFDYLSSPFYIKSTIDSFLIHNLPTVLSPLSCAFADPCGYRCIVSAIAMASGSSWTPKQNKLFENALVIYDKDTPDRWHNLARAVGGKTVEEVKLHYQNLVEDIQQIESGQVPLPPYKKAGGNKGYNFTDGEQRMRNLRLQ, from the coding sequence TTTTTCTTACAAGGTCCCGCTGTTTTGCAAGGAAAGCAACGGCAGAGTACCAGACAAAAGCCCACCGGCCCACCATTTCCAACCCCCACTTTCGATTACTTGAGCTCCCCCTTCTATATAAAGAGCACCATTGACAGTTTCCTCATACACAACCTTCCTACAGTTCTTTCTCCACTTTCTTGTGCCTTCGCTGACCCTTGTGGTTATCGTTGCATAGTTTCTGCAATTGCAATGGCCTCAGGTTCGAGCTGGACACCAAAGCAAAACAAGTTGTTCGAGAATGCTTTAGTTATCTACGACAAAGATACCCCAGACCGCTGGCACAATCTAGCCAGGGCAGTTGGAGGGAAAACCGTGGAGGAAGTGAAGCTACATTACCAGAACCTTGTCGAAGACATCCAACAGATTGAGTCTGGCCAAGTGCCCTTACCTCCTTACAAGAAAGCTGGAGGGAACAAAGGATACAATTTCACGGATGGAGAACAAAG